In Oreochromis aureus strain Israel breed Guangdong linkage group 15, ZZ_aureus, whole genome shotgun sequence, a single genomic region encodes these proteins:
- the vps18 gene encoding vacuolar protein sorting-associated protein 18 homolog: MASILDEYEDSQNIRQSAQQHSRLSSTNIGITHSGFVNARLEEEKPIFNKQRIDFTPPEKINHLAVCNNQLCMSLGKDTLLRIDLAKPDQPNQTELGRKDDSKVHRLFLDPTGSHLLISLNTSECLYLNRNTQKVRSLSRWRGHLIESVGWNKLLGNETSTGPILVGTSQGIIFEAEISANEGSLFNTNPDQYFRQVHSVEEDGKPAPVCCLEVERGLENKYFIIATTRKRLFQFVGKVAEGSEQQGFSSIFNQNQDLLPSFQEFPANMGHSEITFYTPKLRTSPKAFAWMMGNGVLYGQLDYVRPDSLLSDVQVWEYTPDIDLNHNKPISIVLTQFHFLLLLHDRVKAICTLNGQVVYEDVFPDKFGSLKKMIKDPVGGLVWIYTERAVFRYHIQRESRDVWQMYMSMNKFDLAKEYCRDRPECMDMVLAKEAEHCFQNKRYLESAMCYAQTQNYFEEIALKFIEAKQEEALKEFLLKKLNNLKPSERTQITLLVTWLAELYLNRLGQLESDGNSVIFKETRDEFRQFLSSSKHRDCLYNNRTTIYDLLASHGNVDDMVYFSVVMQDYERVISHYCQHDEYSAALDVLSKHCDEKLFYKFSPVLMQHIPKNVVDAWIQMGKRLDPKKLIPALMNYSQMGSTQQINETIRYMEFCVYELMVTEEAIHNYLLSLYAKYKPDSLLWYLEQAGTHASEIHYDLKYALRLCAEHGYRQACVLVYRIMELYEEAVDLALEVDVDLAKSCANLPEDDEELRKKLWLKIAKHVVQKEEDVKKAMNCLSSCNLLKIEDILPFFPDFVTIDHFKEAICLSLEEYNQHIEELKQEMEEATESAKRIREDIQEMRNKYGVVDSQEKCAACDFPLLNRPFYLFLCGHMFHNDCLLQEVTPHLSAFKQNRLEDLHKKLAATTQSSKSRHRPAPKDEGDTSSLGKATAGTSREQIKSDIDDIVASECVYCGELMIKSIDKPFIDPQKFEEEKSSWL; encoded by the exons ATGGCTTCAATTCTCGATGAGTACGAGGATTCTCAAAACATCCGGCAAAGTGCCCAGCAGCACAGCCGCCTGTCAAGCACCAACATCGGGATAACCCATTCTG GCTTTGTCAACGCGAGGCTTGAAGAAGAGAAGCCGATATTCAACAAGCAGAGGATTGATTTCACCCCACCTGAGAAGATAAACCATCTGGCTGTCTGCAACAATCAGCTGTGCATGAGTCTGGGAAAGGACACCCTGCTAAG GATTGACTTAGCAAAACCAGATCAACCCAACCAGACTGAATTAGGAAGGAAAGATGACAGTAAAGTGCACAGACTGTTCTTGGATCCAACGG GCTCCCATCTGCTGATCAGCTTGAACACCAGTGAGTGTCTGTACCTCAACAGGAACACCCAGAAGGTGCGCAGTTTGTCCCGCTGGAGAGGCCACCTCATCGAGAGTGTGGGCTGGAACAAGCTGCTGGGCAACGAGACCAGCACAGGACCCATCCTGGTTGGCACGAGTCAAGGCATCATTTTTGAGGCAGAGATCTCTGCGAATGAGGGCAGCTTGTTTAACACCAATCCAGATCAATACTTCAGACAG gtccactctgtggaggaggaTGGCAAACCTGCTCCAGTCTGCTGTTTGGAGGTCGAACGGGGCCTGGAGAACAAGTACTTTATCATAGCTACCACACGCAAACGCCTGTTCCAGTTTGTGGGTAAGGTAGCCGAGGGGTCGGAGCAGCAAGGCTTCAGTTCCATCTTCAATCAAAATCAGGACTTGCTGCCCAGTTTCCAGGAGTTTCCAGCCAATATGGGACACAGCGAGATCACCTTCTACACCCCCAAGCTGCGAACGTCCCCCAAGGCGTTCGCCTGGATGATGGGTAATGGAGTTCTTTATGGTCAGCTTGACTACGTCAGGCCTGATTCCCTGCTGAGTGATGTGCAG GTGTGGGAATACACTCCGGACATTGACCTTAATCACAACAAGCCTATCTCCATTGTGCTGACACAGTTCCACTTCCTGCTTCTGCTTCATGACCGAGTTAAGGCCATCTGCACTCTGAACGGGCAAGTGGTTTACGAGGACGTGTTCCCAGATAAATTTGGCAGCCTCAAGAAAATGATCAAAGACCCAGTTGGCGGGTTGGTGTGGATCTACACTGAGCGGGCAGTTTTTCGATATCACATCCAGCGGGAGTCGAGGGATGTCTGGCAGATGTACATGAGCATGAATAAATTTGATCTGGCCAAGGAGTACTGTCGCGATCGGCCTGAGTGCATGGACATGGTGCTGGCAAAGGAGGCTGAGCACTGTTTCCAGAATAAACGCTATCTGGAGAGCGCCATGTGctatgcacaaacacagaactATTTTGAAGAGATTGCTCTCAAGTTCATAGAAGCCAAACAAGAGGAGGCCTTAAAGGAGTTCTTACTGAAGAAGCTAAACAATCTCAAACCCAGTGAGAGAACGCAGATCACCTTGTTGGTCACCTGGTTAGCCGAGCTCTACTTGAATCGCCTCGGCCAGCTGGAGAGTGACGGCAACAGCGTCATTTTCAAAGAAACCCGTGACGAGTTTCGTCAGTTCCTTAGCAGCTCCAAGCACAGAGACTGCCTGTACAACAACCGCACCACCATCTACGACCTGCTGGCCAGCCACGGCAACGTGGACGACATGGTTTACTTCTCAGTCGTCATGCAGGACTACGAGAGAGTGATATCCCACTACTGCCAGCACGACGAGTACAGCGCTGCTCTGGATGTGCTCTCCAAGCACTGTGACGAAAAGCTTTTTTACAAGTTCTCCCCGGTGCTCATGCAGCACATTCCCAAAAACGTGGTGGACGCGTGGATTCAGATGGGCAAGAGGCTGGACCCAAAGAAGCTCATCCCAGCTCTGATGAACTACAGCCAGATGGGCAGCACGCAGCAGATCAATGAGACCATCCGCTACATGGAGTTCTGCGTTTATGAGCTGATGGTAACAGAGGAGGCCATCCATAACTACTTGCTGTCGCTTTATGCAAAGTACAAACCAGACTCTCTGCTATGGTATCTGGAGCAGGCGGGCACACACGCCTCAGAGATCCACTACGACCTCAAGTATGCTCTCAGGCTGTGTGCGGAGCATGGCTACAGGCAGGCCTGTGTGCTGGTTTATAGGATTATGGAACTGTATGAGGAGGCAGTGGATCTTGCTTTAGAA GTAGACGTGGACTTGGCCAAGTCCTGTGCTAACCTCCCAGAGGATGATGAGGAGTTGAGGAAAAAGCTTTGGCTAAAAATCGCCAAGCACGTGGTGCAGAAGGAGGAAGATGTTAAGAAAGCCATGAACTGTCTGTCCAGCTGCAACCTGCTCAAAATTGAAGACATCCTACCTTTCTTTCCAGACTTTGTCACCATCGACCACTTTAAG GAGGCCATCTGCCTTTCCCTGGAGGAGTACAACCAGCACATTGAAGAGCTGAAGCAGGAAATGGAAGAGGCCACAGAGAGCGCAAAACGTATTAGGGAAGACATACAGGAAATGAGGAACAAGTATGGTGTAGTGGATTCCCAAGAAAAGTGTGCTGCTTGTGACTTCCCATTGCTCAACAGGCCCTTTTATCTGTTCCTCTGTGGGCACATGTTCCACAATGACTGCCTGTTGCAG GAGGTGACTCCTCATTTGTCGGCCTTCAAGCAGAATCGCCTGGAGGATCTTCATAAAAAGTTGGCAGCAACCACGCAATCATCCAAATCGCGCCACCGTCCAGCACCAAAGGATGAGGGAGACACATCAAGTTTGGGCAAGGCCACTGCAGGCACAAGCCGTGAGCAGATAAAATCAGACATTGATGACATCGTCGCATCCGAGTGCGTATACTGCGGCGAACTGATGATCAAATCCATCGACAAGCCTTTCATCGATCCACAGAAATTTGAGGAGGAGAAATCCAgctggctgtga
- the rhov gene encoding rho-related GTP-binding protein RhoV codes for MLLLSRTSTVSLVVCVRGRGNPRYLVSLRPGRRRVCIQRFNVRLDMPPHMDYFYHESRVPSACGLTREDELDPAVISCMLVGDGAVGKTSMIVSYTSNGYPTEYKQTGFDVFSGQVQIDGSPVKVQLVDTAGQEEFDEFRAMSYAHTDVFLLCFSMVNPTSFHNITKKWVPEIRSNNPTAPIILVGTQSDLLLDVNVLINLDRSNVKPVLSSRARSMAEKIRATEYIECSSLTQKNLKEAFDSAIFAAIKNKRRKTKKRRFSDRRTKAFSRCSWKKFFCFI; via the exons ATGTTGCTCCTCAGTCGTACTTCTACAGTCAGTCTGGTGGTATGTGTCAGAGGGAGAGGTAACCCACGGTATCTAGTGTCACTGCGACCGGGACGGAGAAGAGTTTGCATTCAGAGGTTTAATGTTCGGCTCGACATGCCACCTCACATGGATTACTTTTACCACGAGTCCCGAGTCCCATCCGCGTGCGGGCTGACCCGGGAGGATGAGCTCGATCCCGCTGTCATCAGCTGTATGCTGGTCGGAGACGGAGCAGTCGGGAAGACCAGCATGATCGTCAGCTACACCTCCAACGGATATCCGACAGAGTACAAGCAGACAGGCTTTGATGTCTTCTCCG GTCAGGTCCAAATAGACGGATCTCCTGTCAAAGTTCAGCTTGTGGACACTGCTGGCCAG GAGGAGTTTGACGAATTCCGCGCTATGTCCTACGCCCACACGGATGTCTTCCTCCTGTGCTTCAGCATGGTCAACCCCACCTCGTTTCACAACATCACCAAGAAATGGGTACCAGAGATCCGTTCTAACAACCCGACTGCTCCCATCATTCTCGTAGGGACTCAGTCCGACCTGCTGCTAGACGTAAACGTCCTCATCAACCTGGACCGATCCAACGTCAAGCCCGTTCTGAGCTCCCGGGCCCGGAGCATGGCGGAGAAGATCAGAGCCACGGAGTACATAGAGTGCTCGTCGCTCACGCAGAAGAACTTAAAGGAGGCCTTCGACTCCGCCATCTTCGCTGCCATAAAGAACAAAAGGCGTAAAACCAAGAAGAGGAGGTTTTCTGACAGGCGCACCAAAGCGTTCTCCAGGTGTAGCTGGAAGAAGTTCTTCTGCTTCATCTGA